A genomic stretch from Ureibacillus composti includes:
- a CDS encoding biotin/lipoate A/B protein ligase family protein, whose protein sequence is MKTKWYFINSGPCRPSYNMALDEALLDFHSNGEIPPVIRFYEWNPATLSIGYFQRAEKDINLQAIRDQQLGFVRRPTGGRAVFHDSELTYSIIVSEQYPDMPVTVTEAYRVLSEGLLEGFKNLGLNAYFSVPDTAEKKQDLKNPKSAVCFDAPSWYELVVEEKKVAGSAQTRQKGVILQHGAILLDLDEDKLLSLFNFSSDAVRERMKKRLPDKAVAINDLTDRHITIEECVKAFKAGFEKALEIELVPYELTEKQKQYVESLEEKKYLTDEWNFRK, encoded by the coding sequence ATGAAAACTAAATGGTATTTTATTAATTCAGGTCCATGTCGACCTTCCTATAATATGGCATTAGATGAAGCTTTGTTAGATTTTCATAGTAATGGAGAGATTCCTCCAGTAATTCGTTTTTATGAGTGGAATCCCGCTACATTATCAATTGGTTATTTCCAACGCGCTGAAAAAGATATTAATTTACAAGCAATTAGAGATCAACAATTAGGATTTGTAAGAAGACCGACTGGTGGACGAGCAGTTTTTCATGATTCTGAATTGACTTACAGTATTATCGTCTCAGAACAATATCCAGACATGCCTGTAACGGTTACAGAAGCATACCGAGTATTAAGTGAAGGACTGTTAGAGGGGTTCAAAAATCTTGGGTTAAATGCTTATTTTAGTGTTCCCGATACAGCTGAAAAAAAACAAGATTTAAAAAATCCAAAAAGTGCTGTTTGTTTTGATGCCCCAAGTTGGTATGAGTTAGTTGTAGAAGAGAAGAAGGTTGCTGGTAGCGCACAAACTCGCCAAAAAGGAGTAATTTTACAACATGGTGCAATTTTGCTTGATTTGGACGAAGATAAGCTTTTATCACTCTTTAATTTCTCATCTGATGCGGTTCGTGAAAGAATGAAAAAAAGATTGCCGGATAAAGCTGTAGCAATTAATGATTTAACAGACCGTCACATTACAATAGAAGAATGTGTTAAAGCATTTAAAGCAGGATTTGAAAAGGCATTAGAAATAGAATTAGTGCCGTATGAATTAACAGAAAAACAAAAACAATATGTAGAGTCACTAGAAGAGAAAAAATATCTAACTGATGAATGGAATTTTAGAAAATAA
- a CDS encoding rhodanese-like domain-containing protein, translating into MDVLYTIAIVLGIIIVYVLVNMLRLKKAVTNLTQEEFIQGYRKAQLIDVREVKEFDSGHILGARNVPSTQLRQRYKEIRPDLPVYLYCQNSGRSARAAIFLKKKGYNQLYQLQGGFKSWTGKVKTKA; encoded by the coding sequence ATCGACGTACTTTATACTATTGCAATTGTACTAGGAATCATCATCGTGTATGTTCTAGTAAATATGCTTCGCTTAAAAAAAGCAGTGACAAACTTAACACAGGAAGAATTTATTCAAGGCTACCGTAAAGCCCAATTAATTGATGTTCGTGAGGTAAAAGAGTTTGATTCCGGACATATTTTAGGTGCACGTAACGTCCCATCTACTCAATTACGTCAACGTTACAAAGAAATTCGTCCTGACTTACCAGTTTACCTTTACTGTCAAAATTCTGGTCGTAGTGCACGTGCTGCGATTTTCTTAAAGAAAAAGGGATATAATCAACTTTACCAGCTTCAAGGTGGATTCAAATCATGGACTGGAAAGGTGAAAACTAAAGCTTAG
- the gcvPB gene encoding aminomethyl-transferring glycine dehydrogenase subunit GcvPB — translation MHNENQPLIFELSKDGRVGYSLPELDVQDFDLAELLPEGYVRENEAELPEVSELDIMRHYTALSRRNHGVDSGFYPLGSCTMKYNPKINENVARMSGFANVHPLQDESTVQGAMELLYELQTSLVEITGMDEVTLQPAAGAHGEWTALMMIRAFHEANGEGHRNKVIVPDSAHGTNPASAAVAGFETITVKSNENGLVDLEDLRRVVGEDTAALMLTNPNTLGLFEENILEMADIIHSVGGKVYYDGANLNAVMSKARPGDMGFDCVHLNLHKTFTGPHGGGGPGSGPVGVKADLIPFLPKPVLVKLEDGTFHFDYNRPQSIGRVKPYYGNFGINVRAYTYIRTMGPDGLKAVTEYAVLNANYMMRRLEPYFDLPYNRHCKHEFVLSGRRQKKLGVRTLDIAKRLLDFGYHPPTIYFPLNVEEGMMIEPTETESKETLDAFCDALIQIAKETEENPSIVQEAPHTTVISRLDETRAARQPVLRYQKEEALV, via the coding sequence ATGCATAACGAAAACCAACCACTTATTTTTGAATTGTCTAAAGACGGTCGTGTTGGCTATAGCTTGCCAGAATTAGATGTTCAAGATTTCGATTTAGCGGAACTTTTACCAGAAGGGTATGTTCGCGAAAATGAAGCTGAACTTCCAGAAGTTTCTGAACTAGATATTATGCGTCACTATACTGCACTATCTCGACGTAACCATGGTGTCGATTCAGGCTTCTATCCATTAGGTTCTTGTACAATGAAATACAATCCAAAAATCAATGAAAACGTTGCCCGTATGTCAGGTTTTGCGAATGTACACCCATTACAAGATGAATCGACTGTTCAAGGTGCAATGGAATTATTATATGAATTACAAACTTCTCTTGTAGAGATTACTGGTATGGATGAAGTAACTTTACAACCTGCTGCCGGTGCACATGGTGAATGGACAGCTTTAATGATGATCCGTGCATTCCATGAGGCAAACGGTGAAGGTCATCGTAATAAAGTTATTGTTCCAGACTCTGCACACGGGACTAACCCTGCGTCTGCTGCTGTAGCTGGATTTGAGACAATTACTGTAAAATCAAATGAAAATGGCTTAGTTGACTTAGAAGATTTACGTCGCGTTGTAGGAGAAGATACAGCGGCATTAATGCTTACAAATCCTAATACATTAGGTTTATTCGAAGAAAACATCTTAGAAATGGCTGATATTATTCATAGTGTAGGTGGGAAAGTTTACTATGATGGCGCAAACTTAAATGCTGTTATGAGTAAAGCACGTCCTGGCGATATGGGCTTTGACTGTGTACACTTAAACTTACACAAAACATTTACTGGCCCACACGGCGGTGGTGGACCTGGTTCAGGTCCTGTTGGGGTAAAAGCTGATTTAATCCCATTCTTACCAAAGCCAGTTTTAGTTAAATTAGAAGATGGTACTTTCCATTTCGATTATAACCGCCCACAATCAATTGGTCGCGTTAAACCTTATTATGGTAACTTCGGTATTAATGTACGTGCATATACGTATATTCGCACTATGGGTCCTGATGGATTAAAAGCTGTTACAGAATATGCAGTATTAAACGCTAACTATATGATGCGTCGTTTAGAACCTTACTTCGATCTACCATACAATAGACACTGTAAACATGAATTTGTATTGTCAGGTCGTCGTCAAAAGAAATTAGGAGTGCGTACTTTAGATATTGCAAAACGTTTACTAGATTTTGGATATCATCCACCTACAATTTACTTCCCATTAAATGTTGAGGAAGGTATGATGATTGAACCAACAGAAACAGAGTCTAAAGAAACGTTAGATGCATTCTGTGATGCATTGATTCAAATTGCTAAAGAAACTGAAGAAAATCCTTCAATCGTTCAAGAAGCGCCTCATACGACAGTTATCAGTCGTCTAGATGAAACACGTGCTGCTCGTCAACCAGTGTTACGTTATCAAAAAGAAGAAGCATTAGTATAA
- the gcvPA gene encoding aminomethyl-transferring glycine dehydrogenase subunit GcvPA, whose protein sequence is MKHRYLPMTEQDKNEMLSTIGVESIDELFADIPEKVRFNGLYNIKEAKSESALLKELSQLATKNKNTESNVSFLGAGIYNHYKPIIVDHVISRSEFYTAYTPYQPEISQGELQAIFEFQTMIAELTGMDLANSSMYDGGTSLAEAGMLAAGHTRRKKILVSDAIHPEYRDVVKTYAYGQSIEIVNVPTKDGVTDIEALKGLIDDQTAAVMVQYPNFFGQIEDIKTIGEIAHEAKGLFVVSSNPLALGVLTPPGKLGADITVGDAQVFGIPESFGGPYCGYFATTTKLMRKVPGRLVGETVDQEGRRGYVLTLQAREQHIRREKATSNICSNQALLALAASVAMTALGKQGVQEMAKQNIVKTRYAKNAFEAAGFTVPFQGAHFNEIVVKTNHSVTELNKKLIEKGIIGGFDLGRVYPELENHALIAVTELRTKEEIDQLVAEMGAYNA, encoded by the coding sequence ATGAAACATCGTTACTTACCGATGACGGAACAAGACAAAAATGAAATGCTTTCAACAATCGGTGTAGAGAGCATTGATGAACTATTTGCCGATATTCCAGAAAAAGTTCGTTTTAATGGTTTATATAATATTAAGGAAGCTAAATCTGAGTCTGCTCTACTGAAAGAACTATCTCAGCTTGCGACTAAAAATAAAAATACAGAGTCTAATGTTTCGTTTTTAGGTGCTGGGATTTACAACCATTATAAGCCAATCATTGTTGACCATGTGATTTCTCGCTCAGAGTTTTACACAGCTTACACACCTTACCAACCGGAAATTTCTCAAGGTGAGCTACAAGCAATTTTTGAATTCCAAACAATGATTGCCGAACTTACAGGAATGGATTTAGCGAACTCATCAATGTACGATGGAGGAACTTCACTTGCAGAAGCTGGAATGCTTGCTGCAGGTCATACGAGACGTAAAAAAATCTTAGTTTCTGATGCCATTCACCCAGAATATCGAGACGTTGTAAAAACTTATGCATATGGTCAATCAATTGAGATTGTAAACGTTCCAACAAAAGATGGAGTGACAGATATTGAAGCTCTTAAAGGATTAATTGATGATCAAACAGCTGCAGTGATGGTTCAATATCCAAACTTCTTTGGTCAAATTGAAGATATCAAAACTATTGGTGAAATTGCTCACGAAGCAAAAGGTTTATTCGTTGTTTCATCTAATCCACTTGCTCTTGGTGTATTAACACCGCCTGGAAAATTAGGTGCTGATATTACTGTAGGGGATGCACAAGTCTTTGGAATTCCGGAAAGCTTTGGAGGTCCTTACTGCGGTTACTTTGCAACTACAACAAAGTTAATGCGTAAAGTTCCTGGTCGCTTAGTTGGAGAAACAGTAGACCAAGAAGGCCGTCGTGGTTATGTACTAACATTACAAGCACGTGAGCAACATATTCGTCGTGAAAAAGCGACATCAAATATTTGTTCAAACCAAGCTTTATTAGCTCTTGCAGCATCTGTTGCGATGACTGCTTTGGGTAAACAAGGTGTACAAGAAATGGCAAAACAAAACATTGTAAAAACTCGCTATGCTAAAAATGCCTTTGAAGCAGCAGGATTTACTGTTCCATTCCAAGGTGCACACTTTAACGAAATCGTTGTTAAAACAAATCATTCTGTAACTGAACTAAATAAAAAATTAATTGAAAAAGGTATAATTGGTGGCTTTGATTTAGGCCGAGTATATCCAGAATTAGAAAACCATGCACTAATTGCGGTTACTGAATTGCGTACAAAAGAAGAAATCGATCAATTGGTTGCAGAAATGGGGGCTTACAATGCATAA
- the gcvT gene encoding glycine cleavage system aminomethyltransferase GcvT, with protein sequence MGTELKRTPLFDEYSKYGGKTIDFGGWELPVQFSSIKEEHDAVRNSAGLFDVSHMGEIFVEGKDALSYLQKLLSNDISKISIGGAQYNLMCYENGGVVDDLLVYRLAEERYLLCVNAANIEKDFDWMKQQAEGEVEIVNKSNDYAQIALQGPLSEQVLQTLTSTNLSEIKYFKFQENVEIAGQAVLVSRSGYTGEDGFELYGEPSAIIDLWGKILEAGKEQGVVPAGLGARDTLRFEACLPLYGQELSKDITPLEAGVGFAVKLQKESDFIGKEALKAQKEAGLARKIVGIEMIDKGIPRHGYKVFKDGEQIGEITTGTQSPLTKRNIGLVLIDSKYTELGTEVEVEIRNKRLKAITVSTPFYKRSK encoded by the coding sequence ATGGGGACTGAACTAAAAAGAACACCGCTATTTGATGAGTATTCAAAATATGGTGGCAAAACAATTGATTTTGGTGGCTGGGAGTTGCCTGTACAATTTTCTTCAATAAAAGAGGAGCATGATGCAGTCCGCAATAGTGCTGGTCTATTTGATGTATCCCATATGGGGGAAATCTTTGTAGAAGGTAAAGATGCTCTTAGCTATTTACAGAAACTGTTATCAAATGACATTTCTAAAATTTCAATTGGTGGAGCTCAATATAATTTAATGTGCTATGAAAATGGCGGTGTCGTTGACGACCTTTTAGTATATCGCCTTGCCGAAGAACGTTACTTATTATGTGTGAACGCAGCTAATATTGAAAAAGACTTTGATTGGATGAAACAGCAAGCTGAAGGTGAAGTAGAGATTGTAAATAAATCAAATGATTATGCACAAATCGCTTTACAAGGACCGCTTTCAGAGCAAGTTCTTCAAACATTAACATCAACAAATTTATCTGAAATTAAATATTTTAAATTCCAAGAGAATGTGGAAATAGCTGGACAAGCTGTATTAGTTTCACGTAGTGGATATACTGGGGAAGATGGTTTTGAACTTTACGGTGAACCTTCTGCGATTATAGATCTTTGGGGGAAAATTTTAGAAGCTGGTAAAGAACAAGGTGTCGTTCCGGCTGGCTTAGGTGCTCGTGACACTTTAAGATTTGAAGCATGTCTTCCATTGTATGGTCAAGAATTATCAAAAGATATTACTCCACTTGAAGCTGGTGTAGGTTTTGCAGTAAAGCTACAAAAAGAAAGCGACTTTATTGGCAAAGAAGCACTAAAGGCTCAGAAGGAAGCTGGATTAGCTAGAAAAATAGTCGGAATTGAAATGATTGATAAAGGAATTCCACGTCATGGCTATAAAGTATTTAAAGATGGAGAACAAATTGGTGAAATCACAACTGGTACTCAATCTCCATTAACTAAGCGAAACATTGGCTTGGTATTAATTGACTCAAAATACACTGAACTAGGAACTGAAGTTGAAGTTGAGATTCGTAATAAACGACTTAAAGCTATCACTGTATCAACGCCTTTCTATAAACGTTCAAAATAA